A genome region from Deinococcus radiopugnans ATCC 19172 includes the following:
- a CDS encoding GNAT family N-acetyltransferase translates to MSAHRVVLRHLRHEDAPAFVAYRNDPEVARFQAWTLPYTQRHATALIDAMQARTPGQPGWTQLALVNAQTDELMGDFAVNGASPSEGVQAEVGFTLARHAQGRGLASEGLGLLLAHLFGPYALHRVYAHIDPRNAPAAALLTRASFRHEGTALESYWHRGEWTDDALYGLLAREWQA, encoded by the coding sequence ATGAGCGCCCACCGCGTCGTTCTGCGCCACCTGCGCCATGAAGACGCCCCCGCCTTCGTGGCCTACCGCAACGATCCCGAAGTCGCCCGGTTCCAGGCATGGACGCTGCCCTACACCCAGCGGCACGCCACAGCGTTGATTGACGCCATGCAGGCGCGCACGCCAGGGCAGCCGGGCTGGACGCAACTGGCCCTGGTGAACGCGCAGACGGACGAACTGATGGGCGATTTCGCGGTGAACGGCGCTTCCCCCAGCGAGGGCGTACAGGCCGAAGTCGGCTTCACGCTGGCCCGGCACGCCCAGGGCCGGGGGCTGGCCTCCGAGGGGCTGGGGCTGCTGCTGGCACACCTGTTCGGCCCATACGCCCTGCACCGCGTTTACGCCCATATCGATCCGCGCAACGCCCCCGCCGCCGCGCTGTTGACCCGCGCCAGCTTTCGCCATGAGGGCACGGCGCTGGAAAGCTACTGGCACCGCGGAGAGTGGACGGACGACGCGCTGTACGGCCTGCTGGCGAGGGAGTGGCAGGCGTGA